One Triticum dicoccoides isolate Atlit2015 ecotype Zavitan chromosome 4B, WEW_v2.0, whole genome shotgun sequence genomic window carries:
- the LOC119291049 gene encoding bZIP transcription factor 1-A-like isoform X1: MGKGDVATRSKSQKSSTSQNEQSTPTNPPTAYPDWSQFQAYYNVPGTAQMTPPAYFHSTVAPSPQGHPYMWGPQMMPPYGTPPPYATMYAQGTPYQQAPMPPGSHPYSPYPVQAPNGTVQTPTPGAGGSETDKSNKNKRKTPLKRSKGSLGSLDVVTVKDKTPPAKPLVSSSNEGSSQSESGSGSYSGGSSTNSKSGSHTKDGSEQGPTNDASNKGVTAQGTAVEPTQVSSGPVVLNPMMPYWPVPPPMPGQATGVNMGMDYWGAPTSVPMHGKAVAAPTSAPSSNSRDIVLSDPVIQDEREVKKQKRKQSNRESARRSRLRKQAEWEEVASRADLLKQENSSLKEELKQLQEKCDNLTSENTSLHEKLKALDSEKPNGNL; the protein is encoded by the exons ATGGGAAAGGGAGATGTGGCCACTAGGTCCAAATCCCAGAAATCGTCGACATCACAG AATGAACAGAGTACACCTACTAATCCTCCTACAGCATATCCTGACTGGTCCCAGTTTCAG GCATACTATAATGTCCCTGGTACGGCTCAAATGACCCCGCCGGCTTATTTTCATTCAACGGTGGCTCCAAGTCCTCAGGGGCATCCATATATGTGGGGTCCACAG ATGATGCCTCCTTACGGGACACCGCCACCATATGCAACGATGTATGCTCAAGGCACACCATATCAGCAGGCACCTATGCCACCG GGCTCACACCCATACAGCCCATATCCTGTTCAAGCACCAAATGGGACAGTTCAAACTCCT ACACCTGGTGCTGGAGGGTCAGAGACAGATAAGTCAAACAAAAATAAGCGGAAGACTCCCCTGAAGAGATCCAAAGGAAGCTTAGGTAGTCTGGATGTAGTTACAGTAAAAGATAAAACGCCACCTGCAAAACCTTTAGTGTCATCCTCCAATGAAGGTTCTtcacaaag CGAGAGTGGAAGTGGAAGTTATTCTGGAGGAAGCAGTACAAATTCTAAAAGT GGTTCACACACAAAGGATGGTTCTGAGCAGGGCCCAACTAATG ATGCTAGCAATAAAGGAGTCACTGCTCAGGGCACGGCAGTTGAGCCCACACAAGTATCTTCTGGGCCAGTTGTGCTTAACCCTATGATGCCATATTGGCCTGTTCCCCCTCCCATGCCTGGCCAAGCAACTGGTGTAAACATGGGAATGGATTACTGGGGTGCTCCTACTTCTGTACCTATGCATGGCAAAGCTGTCGCTGCACCGACATCAGCTCCTTCATCAAATTCTCGTGATATCGTTCTCAGTGATCCGGTCATACAG GATGAACGAGAAGTGAAGAAACAAAAACGGAAGCAATCAAACAGGGAATCAGCTCGTCGCTCTAGATTGCGCAAGCAG GCTGAATGGGAGGAAGTAGCCAGTCGAGCTGATTTGCTGAAGCAGGAGAACAGTTCACTTAAGGAAGAATTGAAACAACTTCAGGAGAAGTGTGATAACTTGACCTCAGAAAATACATCTTTACAT GAAAAGCTTAAAGCGCTTGATAGTGAGAAACCAAATGGAAACTTGTGA
- the LOC119291049 gene encoding bZIP transcription factor 1-B-like isoform X2: MGKGDVATRSKSQKSSTSQNEQSTPTNPPTAYPDWSQFQAYYNVPGTAQMTPPAYFHSTVAPSPQGHPYMWGPQMMPPYGTPPPYATMYAQGTPYQQAPMPPTPGAGGSETDKSNKNKRKTPLKRSKGSLGSLDVVTVKDKTPPAKPLVSSSNEGSSQSESGSGSYSGGSSTNSKSGSHTKDGSEQGPTNDASNKGVTAQGTAVEPTQVSSGPVVLNPMMPYWPVPPPMPGQATGVNMGMDYWGAPTSVPMHGKAVAAPTSAPSSNSRDIVLSDPVIQDEREVKKQKRKQSNRESARRSRLRKQAEWEEVASRADLLKQENSSLKEELKQLQEKCDNLTSENTSLHEKLKALDSEKPNGNL; this comes from the exons ATGGGAAAGGGAGATGTGGCCACTAGGTCCAAATCCCAGAAATCGTCGACATCACAG AATGAACAGAGTACACCTACTAATCCTCCTACAGCATATCCTGACTGGTCCCAGTTTCAG GCATACTATAATGTCCCTGGTACGGCTCAAATGACCCCGCCGGCTTATTTTCATTCAACGGTGGCTCCAAGTCCTCAGGGGCATCCATATATGTGGGGTCCACAG ATGATGCCTCCTTACGGGACACCGCCACCATATGCAACGATGTATGCTCAAGGCACACCATATCAGCAGGCACCTATGCCACCG ACACCTGGTGCTGGAGGGTCAGAGACAGATAAGTCAAACAAAAATAAGCGGAAGACTCCCCTGAAGAGATCCAAAGGAAGCTTAGGTAGTCTGGATGTAGTTACAGTAAAAGATAAAACGCCACCTGCAAAACCTTTAGTGTCATCCTCCAATGAAGGTTCTtcacaaag CGAGAGTGGAAGTGGAAGTTATTCTGGAGGAAGCAGTACAAATTCTAAAAGT GGTTCACACACAAAGGATGGTTCTGAGCAGGGCCCAACTAATG ATGCTAGCAATAAAGGAGTCACTGCTCAGGGCACGGCAGTTGAGCCCACACAAGTATCTTCTGGGCCAGTTGTGCTTAACCCTATGATGCCATATTGGCCTGTTCCCCCTCCCATGCCTGGCCAAGCAACTGGTGTAAACATGGGAATGGATTACTGGGGTGCTCCTACTTCTGTACCTATGCATGGCAAAGCTGTCGCTGCACCGACATCAGCTCCTTCATCAAATTCTCGTGATATCGTTCTCAGTGATCCGGTCATACAG GATGAACGAGAAGTGAAGAAACAAAAACGGAAGCAATCAAACAGGGAATCAGCTCGTCGCTCTAGATTGCGCAAGCAG GCTGAATGGGAGGAAGTAGCCAGTCGAGCTGATTTGCTGAAGCAGGAGAACAGTTCACTTAAGGAAGAATTGAAACAACTTCAGGAGAAGTGTGATAACTTGACCTCAGAAAATACATCTTTACAT GAAAAGCTTAAAGCGCTTGATAGTGAGAAACCAAATGGAAACTTGTGA